Genomic segment of Sarcophilus harrisii chromosome 4, mSarHar1.11, whole genome shotgun sequence:
AGGTTGGCCCAGCTTACTTGTTCCTTAGGCtaatgttctctggtttgaaCACTTCTTGGTAAGCAGTTTTGTTGCAAAGGATGAGGTCAAGTCGATGCACAGCCTCCACCACTGCCCTGCGGGGGAATATAAAACAGACAAACTTTGGGCCATGAGGAAGGGGTGACATGGGTAAAAGAACAAGGattaggaaaaagggaaaaggttaaGGGAGGCACCATTCAAACTGAAGAACCCTTGGAAGCTATCCTTTGCAAACCTATCATCTCTTAGTCACAAAGAAAAACCATTCTCAGTATCTTGCTTTGCTTTAGGGCAAAGCTTCATTGTGGTTGAAACTGGAtgtgggagttgcaaaattatgacttattatcagtaaatgtttgatttgtatacctattttacatacctatgtATCTATAACcacaaaaaaatttggaagaaaaagggaaaagtttaagaagccctgttttaGAATAGCAACTTAAGAGGGTTGGTGAGGAGAGAGGATCCAAGAGTTATATTATACTAACAAGCAGAATAGCTCTCACCTCAACTACTTTGTCTTTGGGTTGTGGAGGGGGGTCATAGTTGTAGTCTTTACTGTTCCTCTGTGTTCACTGGAAGCAAAGACCAACCCTGCTGAGACTCCTAAGCAGACTAAGTTCAATTCCCCACTTCTGTCTCACTGTCAGTGGTCTGGCACCTAGATAGCTGTTTTGGTGCCAGCAGGGTAGCTGCCAGCACCTGGCTAAATGGCTATCAAGGTCTTTTAATAGGCAATCCAAGAGGTACCTAATATCGAGGAAAGGGACAGGAAGACTTCTGGCAGCACTTCATCCTGCATCAATAATTGTCTCCACAGGATCCCAACTACTGTCATCAATTGTTTTATTCTAACATACTGTCCCCTCTCTGGGTTTGGctttcctagctatatgactacttctttgctggattttcatcCATGTTCAACTGATACCCaccatattatatttataacctACTACGTTTGCCCCAAACCTCTTTCCTaggcccttttctctttctcgCTATGCTCTCTCATTTGTTGATCTCAGAAACTCCCAAGGAGGTTTAATTATCTATGGAAATGACTTTCAGATTTATATATCCAGCCCCAGTCCCTCTGTCTTGAGTTCCAGTTCTGTACCATCAACTGGCCTTTGGATCTTTCAAAACAGACATCCCATTTCATGGAATCTcaaactcagtatgtccaaaCCCAAACCCATTGTTGTTCCTTCCAAAGCCAAGGCTCTTTCAAACTTCCTTATTGTTGCTAGGGTTGCCAGCATCATAACAGTCACCCACACTTGCCGTACTGGTGACACTTTCAATTCCTCATGTTCTACACATAATCTATTAGTTGCCAAaacttgtgatttttattgcCACATGTATTGGATATGTTGTCTTCACTCATATAGCAGATGTTTACATGTTACAGATGTTTAGGTCCCCCCAAAATTCATCTGGATCATTGCAATCTCCCTCCATTTTCCCTTTAGTCTTAATACATTTTTccatacagctgccaaagtgatttttctaaggtGACAATTTGATAATACCCCTTATCCAATAAATTTCAGCAAGTCTTTATTGCCTCTAAAACAAACTCTCTGCCTTCTTCccatcttttcagtctttttacacATTACCTCCTTCACACATTCCATGATCTAGCCAGACTGGCCTATTTGCTGTTCCTGACTCATGCTACATCTCTGTTTCTGTGAATACACTGGCTGTCCCCCAGGTctagaatgctctcctttctcacttctgcctctcAGAATCTCGGGCTTCTTTAAAGACTCAGCTCAAACCTTTTGAAGGAGGCCTTTCTTAGTTCCCCCCAGTTGTTGGTACCTTCCCCTTTAAGGCTACCTTGTCTCTCCTTTGAATGTATGCATCCTCTATATATTTATGGTGTTCCCCCATAGAAGGTATGATTCCTGAAAGcagcttgttttttcttttcatccccaGGGCTTATACCACATGGAGtcacaaaataaaacttttaaaatgcttgCTAACTTAATGGCTAGCTGTATATGTGTATGTCAAGAAAGGAGTACCTTAGTAGAGTGCTCCTACATCACTTCCAATATCCCTTTCCCTGCTTACTCATTAATTCAAATGGGTTGGGTTAGGGTTAGAGCTCCTTACTTTACATCTAAAGAAATTCAGGGTCAGAGATACAGGTCCTACACTTATACAAGGAATCTTTCCTCTGTACAGAATCTGAAAAGACATCttattcccagttcttttgcCAAATGCCTTTGCTCCACATAGCCTCAAACTTCAAGTAGGAAGCCACGCACAGGAATGGAACTCCAATATCTGTACATCCAGGTACTAACAAACCAGTGTGAGCTTTTCAAAGTGGTGGTTTTTAGAAAGGACTAGATTCTGGATGATTCAGAAGAGGGTCAGAACAACTACCAGGTGCAGGAGATTAGAGAAATCTCGCCCAGGGCCTGCCCACGCTTTGTGTGACAGGCAGCGCTGGAGACACATGTGCCACCCCCAGCCTGCTCTTCATGCACTCGGGGACTGCTGAGGGGCAGCTCAAGGTGGGAGCCTCTGGGCTGCTGAATCTGATCACTGGACTATTTTTGGAGCAGCTTGTATCTCCCCATGCCCTCTGGCTGGCACAGCTGAAACAGGCACAATGCCCACTTGCAGAAGAAGACACAATAAGCTCTGACTCTGCTGCTGGGATGCAGCCTGAGCCTATGAGGATTTGTCTTCTCCTGTCCGGAGCCTCCAAACCAAAGCCAACTGCAAGAGCAACCACAGTTCAGGGATGGAGAAAACTCAACTGCAGCCTCACCCTGACCTCCCCGCCCCGTCTCCCCAATACCCCTTACTGAGGGGGAAGGGGACCCGCTCTTCTCCCAGGAAGGGACGAAAACCATGACCGTGAGGTTCTAAGTCAGGGACTGGCACAAAGTCCGCGGAATCAGCCCCGAGGCTGAGAGGAAAAGCAGGCCCCCGGAGCCTGCAGGGCCCCGAACCCATCAGCCGCTTCTCGCACTTCCCCAAGGCCCCCGTCCAATCCCAGCTCAGTTCCCAGAGGCAGTCGGGGCGCCCCGCTTCCGCACCTCCGTCCCCGGCTCTCCCCGATTTCCTTTCTCCCGCAGGTTGGAGGCCCCCCGCCCCTTCCTCCCCACCAAGGGAACGCCAGGGCTCTCGGGGTCACCAACACCGCTCAAGCCCTATTTTTATCTTCCCGCTGCAACTCCCCCGGGGGACTCAGTCCCAACCCCGAGGCCGCCCCACATTTCCTCCACGTGTCCAGGCCATCCCCCACCCCAACTACAACTCCCAGACCCTCACCCTAAGATCCAAAGTCCCGCCCCTCGCAGCTCCCTCCAAAATCCtaccctcctctccccttctccatttGAACCCTTTCCTTGGAGATCCCGCCCCTTCAACGTGGTCCCGCCCTCGGCTGTcttttaccccctcccccctccgtACCCCTGCCCCCCTCAGCGGGTCCTCTCCCGCCCCGGTCCCTCTCACCGGTAAAGCCGCTTAGTATGCAGGACCTTGGCCTCGGGCTCGCTGCTCTCCGCTGCGGGGGGGCCCTGGCTCATGGTGCCCGGGGCCCGGGGGCAGCTCCCGGTTACAAGCCCCCGCCgcccgccgccaccgccgccgccgtCTCCGGCCGtagccgccgccgccaccgccgccggCCCTGCTCGGCCGCCATCGCTGTGAGGCGGCTGCCCGCGACGGCTCCTCCTCCGGCCACCAAGTCTCGCGAGAACAGCGCCACCACGCCGGCAACTTCACTGTCGCCAGATCTCGCGACATCCTCTCTCTTCCGGTGGCAGGGAATTGCCAATACTAACTCTGGGCAACATGGCCGCTTTTCTAGCTTCTCGTGCTCCGAGAAAAACTTTATTGACAAAGTCGAGGGAAAAGGCAGGAGACAATGCGGAGGGGCGGAAGCTAAGAGAGGTCAGGGCTGGTCGGGTCTTTTAGCAGGAAGGCTGCCTGTGACCCTCTTCTCCTATTGtcaaattatttctgcttttaaaatCTGGTTGCAGTAGACGAAGACTCCCCTCATCTTCCAAAGATTTAGGGCCACTGGTTTCCCCTTCCGCGCCTCCTGCTGCATGACCTTCAGTCGGAGGAGAAGTTATCTCCCTGACTGGGGGGAGGTCACCTCACTCGGACCAGCCCAGCagcactttctccttttttttaaggacttctagaaaaggggaggaaggatcCTTCATCCCCCTCTTATTTCCCTTCCGTAAGCCCCCCCCAGAGGTCTTGTCGCCCTTCCGCCTTGCGGGGATTCAGCCCGGTCTCTAGTCCGTGTCGGGATGGGAGCCCGTTTCAGGACCCACACACGGCGCGCGCATCTTAGCCAAACCACTTCGGGCAGTCACAAACGCGCCCTCCTGAGCATTTTCTCGGCCGTCTCTCCCGCACAGGGCCCGCCCGCAGAGACCGCTCCTGCCCCCGCCTAAAGCGGCCGCACCTGCGCCCTGCGGGACAGTGGCCCTTTCTCTCGCTcccttttggcttttttttttcccttctgtcagACGGGAGGGTGGGGCCTTCCCCTTTAATCCCAGCCCCACCTGCTCTGGTCAGACAGGTTTGGAGCTgcggggaaagggagggagacccACGAAGAAATACTTGCAGAGCCAGAAGGGAGCGGGAGCAGCGCTTTTCCCGGATGGGCCCCGGGAGCCCCCTTGGGTCTCTCTAGATGGAAAGTAAGGGACCCTGTGGGTCTGGGGTGTGAGCGGGAGGGGGAGgtatggagaaggaagggggaaatcaGCCTAGTCAGTGGTGAGGAagtggaaggaaaaggagggaggaggagggagaaataggaaaagggagggaggaaatgggCAGTAGTTGGAAAGAGATTTCCCAAGCGGACCACGATGGAACCTTAAACTTGATCAGTCAGAGAGGAAGTTGGCCAAGTGATCAAATGGGCTATTGCCGCGGTGGCCGGATTTCTGCCTGCCTCTTAAATCCTAACCACCGGCACTTTTCTATGGGGGCTATTCACTTCTCTGATATCCAGCTTAATCTCCTGCTGGGGGGGGAGGAGATTGGGAGTTTGGGTGGCTCCAGTTTTCAGCAGGGGGGAAATGGAGGGTATGGCTTTTTGGATCTCTGGAAAGATCCTGAGCAGGAACAGGATCGTCTCTTTGCTGCGGGGAACAGGATGGTGGCTTCTGGCCCTTGGGTGGTAGGCAGAAGGAGGGACTGAAAATACTGTATCCTCCATTCCATCTTTGATGTAAATGCTCATGGCCAAGATCACAGCAGTTTTGTGaacagagggaaagagggaacagGCCCGAATCAGCAGGGATACTTGGGTTCTGTCTCTCTTAGTCATCCTTTCTTGCTGAGATGTCAAAATTTGATTCTATTTCAGGTTCCCCTTCCCAGGTTCTGCAATTTCCTTTCCACACTTTCTTTCCAACCCACAATGATTCTtaagatttaggggaaaaaaggattagAATCATAGATATACAGAATTGTCAAATTAGGAGGGAATCTGAGTTAAATTTCCAGAGATGCAGAGATATCTCCTGCAGACCATTTTCCTTCAGTGCTTATCTTACTGACATGGGCAAAATCTTTGAGAGATTATGGGGACCTTTGCCCACCATAGGGGAGCAATAACTTAATTCTCTTTAACCCTTTCCCCTAATAGTGATcccaaatttctctttctccttatgaTGAAGATTCTTAACAAAATCTATCTCTGCTCTTCCTAGGGTGACGACAGTCCAGTATTATATCCCAGAACCTAGGCATTTGGGGCCTTCCATGCACCAGCATGACAGAACCTGAAGTTTTGGCTATGCTGGAGATAAAGGGGCAAGATGCCCTTGAGAAGAATTTGCCCCAGCCCCTCATCCCTAATGGACTCAGACCAGAGGGGGAAGATGGGCAAGAGCTTGTTCCTTGTGAGAATGAGACAGGGAAGGTTGGCAGTGAAGCTACTACTTTGCCCTGGGTGAGGACATCACTGGATACTGGCCCCGAGCCCAGTGCCCCCTTCCCAGACACCCCTGATTGGCAGGGATGTGATAAAGAACCCATTCTAGCTGAACCACCGCTAAAGTTGGAGGAACCAATTGAGGAAGACGTTAACCTGATGCCTGAACAAGCAGCTCGAGCATTTGTTCCAATTGACCCACAGTGCATTGAGAGGAGACCCCAAGAAGAGCTCATTGTCCACTGTGACAAAAAAGTTGAGGGTGAATGCCAGGCTTTTCTGTTGCCTCGGGCTGCCCGATCCGAAGTCCCTGAAAGGAAATGGGCAGAGGCAGCAGTTGCACCTTCTTCCCATTGTGGGAGTTGTAGAGGCTGTGGCCGAGATGGATTGAGGGCCGTGGCCTCTTTTGGGGCTGCTCTCATCCTCTTCCCCTGCCTGTTATATGGAGCTTATGCCTTTCTGCCTTTTGATGCCCCCCGCCTGCCCACCATGAGCTCCCGACTCGTCTACACGCTCCGCTGTGGGGTTTTTGCCACCTTTCCCATAATTCTGGGTGAGTATTTGTAGGAAAGGAACAGGAATGCCAGGGGGACCACTGGAAGCCCATGGTAAGGGTGGCTTTTCAGGGAGGGTGAAGAAGCTTGATCTAGTACAGAGAAGGTAACAAAGGGTATGTTCGGGTGGTGATGGTAACGTTTAGACGTGGGATGTAGGGAAATCTGGGCATTGACATTCAGAAAGGACTACAGAGATTTTGACTATGaaccttccttcccccatctgtGTCTGGCCTATACCTCTTCTCATCCtaacctccctccccctttccttatTGCATGCCCTTGTTCTTCCGTTTAACACTTTCTTACTCCCCGTTTCCATGATTTGACTGCCCATCCCACCCCAGCTTCTTAGACATTTGTTCTTCCCAAGGACCCAATCCATTTGTGCTCATCTCTTCatactcttccctcccccaactccAGTCTTTCTTCTTCCTGCTTTTCCTTGCTCCTTTCCTACCATCTGCCCTCATCttccttccccattcccttcATATCATGACCCCATTCTCTCTTAACCCAGGACTCCTGGTCTATGGCCTTTCCTTGTTGTGCTTTTCCGCACTCCATCCCTTTGGGGAACAACAGAGAGAAGTTGAAATCCACAGGCGATACGTGGCTCAGTCTGTCCAGctcttcattctctatttcttcaACCTGGCCGTCcttgccacctacctgccccaggATACCCTCAAGCTGCTACCTTTGCTCACTGGCCTCTTCGCCATCTCCCGGTGAGTTTGGGGTGAATTGGGTATTTGTGTAGTGTATGTAGAAAGATTGGCAAAGGGGAAGGGATGACCCAAATAATTCTAATCATTAAAAAGTCCTGTATAGCAATCTCTGGAGAGATTAGAAACAATTTATTGCCTCTCCCATGTGGCAGCTCTTCAGGTATAAAAATGTGGAACAGGGCTATCATGTCTTTCTTAAGTATTCTCCTTTCTGGGAGAAATATCCCATTATTGGAAAGATTTAGTTGATGATTATGTGAGATGATGTGAGATGACCTCATACTATCctggtcaacttttttttttttttttttttttgacatactAGTTTGTCAGTgtcccccatttaaaaaaaaaaaatcttgtattgAATACAGTACACCAAGTATAGCAAAACTCTCTTTTTTTCAAAGCTCCATATATCTATTAATGCAACTTTAAAACACACTAGCTTTTCTGGCTGTCTATTAGACTGCTGACTCACATTGAGTTCATAGACATGTAAAACTTTCAGGTATTCACATGAATTGTTAAGCCAATCTCTTCTAATCCCCAACTTCTActtgtatagatttttttttttaaccaaaatgtAGAACTTTACATTTGTTAAGTTCCAGcctattttttccccagcttGTTAAGCTCTTTTTGAACCTCCAATGAGCTGTGCAATGCATTAATTATCCTCCTGCTGTTCAGTCATGCTTGGGTCTTTGTGACTCCCTGTTacatactgtccatggggttttcttggcaaagattctggaatggtttgccatttccttctccgaggcattaaggcaaacagagattaaagaaCTTGTtcagtcacaaagctagtaagtgtatgaggttgaatttgaactcaggtcttcttgattctaggctcagcattctactgagccacctagctgcctcctatcTTTTTAGATCCCTTCAATGTTACTTAATTCATGTTACCCAGAGTGTCcaagaagtttttaaaaactcaaaacgATACTAAGACTTCCGAGAAATCTGGGTAATTCATGCAGTCCTCTAATATTGGCCATTTCCACTTCACTGTATATTGATTTGACCTACAAGATTGTCTTTACTATCAGTTCTCTACCAATAATAATTGtcatattttgtgttttaaaataacacagcatatatattatatacatatatatatacacacacacacatacatataagtagGATCtatcttttgagtttttctaGGAATTGGGAAGAACTTATGTAATATATATCGCTCCTTCCATTTATCCAATCTTCTTTGTGAGTTAACTTCAATATTTTTACCCTCCAGTATGTGTTGGTTCCAAATATATCATTTCAGTTcctgttctttaaaatttttacacCTCAATTAATCCTAACCTCCTACCACAGTTGCTTTATGGGGAATGAAGGTGGAATTGATTCTCACCCTGAAATCTTGAGCTTTTCCCTGACCTTCTCTCTCCATTGGAGCGTCCTTGTAATCTATCTTTGGCCCTCCTAAAAATGTGGGAGAAGAGCCAATGACTTGCCCATGACATACTTAAATTCAAAGATGAGCTGAAACTGGGAGGTCTTGTTAATATGTTGGCCAAAAGATCTCGAGGGACTTCAAGTATATGTTATACCAAGATGAAATTTGAGAGAATAATCctatacttgaattatttaaaaaaaaaaaaaaaagtcaattgtgCAAATAAAGGATGGAGTGGCTAGGCAACAGCTTACACCAGAGACTGGGACTTTTAGTGGATTGTAAGCCCAATACATAGCTGCCAAAAGATAATGTGTTTTTGGGCTGCATCAATAAAAACTTCTTGCCCAGAATGAGGAATGTGATCCCTCGGTTGTACTCTGCCCTGGTTAGGTGGCATATACagtattatgttcagttttggATGCAACATCTTAGGAAGGATAATGTCAAGCTGAATTGAGTCTAGAGCAGGGTGATTAAGAAGGCCTGAAAACCAGGCCATATAAGGAAGTAGGGATGCTTAACCTGaataagagaagataaaggagaCATGATAGCCgtcctcaaatatttgaagggctattaTGTGAAAGAAAGATCTGTTTTATTCTTAAGGTCCCAACAAGAACAAGGCAGAAGCAGATTCAGGCTTTATCCAGGCTGTCCCAAAAAGTGCAGTTTTAAGTCAGTAGCTTAATTCTTTTGAAACATCctgtataatgaaaaaaaaaaaccttcctaacTTTAGAGTTGTCTAAAAGTTAAACAGGCTACTTCTGAAGTCAGTGGGTTCCTTTTCACTGGAGATCTTTAAGCAGAGTAGtgtcttttaattaaatattctcTGTTTTCCTCTTCCAGGCTGGTGTATTGGTTGACTTTTGCAGTGGGCCGGTCTTTCCGAGGCTTTGGCTATGGGCTGACTTTCTTGCCACTGCTCTCGATGCTGGTGTGGAATCTCTACTACATGTTCCTGGTGGAGCCTGAGCGGATGTTCACTGCCACGGATAGCCGGCTTGACTACCCAGACCACGCTCGAGTTGCTGACTATAAGCCACACCTCTGGGGGTGATACCAGCTTCTGTCTGGTCTTGATGTTCTCTGGTTTCCCTCTAAACTCTAGGGAATTGAGATAATCCAGAACTCTTCACTGAACACTTTGGATATGTAATCTCTGCCCTTTGGCTTCCCAGACTGTGACCTTTTAAACCTTACCAATCCTTGACTCTGATGTTGGGGTGGGTGGTGGGAGTATGAGGCAGGGAACACATGTAGCAGAGGCAACTTCATCCTAAAGCCCCTTGAGGCTTATTAACTGCCTTGATTTTTAGCATTGGTGCAAGGAATTCCTACCTCTTAGAGagaataaaattaggaaaagCAAAATCCTTGTTTTTATTAGGTCTTAATTATTTTAAGAGATAACCTATGGGacaatttaataaaacattttgaaataagaGGTTGTCatttagttatttcagttgtcTCTTCATAACTCCTTTTTGGGGGAAtcttcttaacaaagatactggaatggtttgtcatttccttctccagctcattttacagataaggaaactaaggtacacagaattaagtgacttgcccagggttaactggctagtaagtgtctgaggccgatttgaactcatgaagatgagttttcctgattctatgcctggtactccatccactgtgcccccCTAACTGtccaaaagaaataggaatagggGCTCTCAAAGCTGAGAGAAATTTTCTTATTACAACTTTATTCTGGGCTTCCCTTTAATATCCCCTTAGTGACCTTTGTATTTCAGCTAGAATAAACATCTCATAAACCCTCAGTTTTAGTGCTCTCACTTTTTAATTTGTAAGATGAGAGCATGAGACTCTAGCTGTTCCAGCTCTAAACCTAAACGAAGTCCAAACAGTTCCAATTTCACTGTTTTGGCGGGGTTGCCATCTTCCCCTTCTAATTTGGGCTGCCATAGTAACCCACTGATCTGTCTGCAAGTGGAAAAGGTCCCAAAGTGAGATGTGGCAGTATATGGCTGAGGTattgatgtgtgtatgtgtgaagagGAGGCACAAGGAGGGTTAGGTGTTTTAAGACTGATCTGGTTGTGAAAAGGCATGTTGGAGAAACAGAACTGGGATGGTGTAAATCATCAtgctatttctcccttccttcttttctgaagAAATCTACTTGCTCAGTTCAAACCATCAGAAAACTCTGATGTACAACACTCAGTTTGTTTGGAGCACAGAACTTCCAATGGCCACAGGAAGACTCAATGTCCTCTGGGAATGTTCATCCCTGAAAAGCTTTTTTCCTCACATCTCTATTCCTCTTACTCAATATACATCAAGAGTCCACAGCATGATCAAAAAAATAAGTACATATTTCATTTTCACCCTTCTAGAAACCCAAAGATCAGGGGTTATCACAACAATTAATACTTTGATCCTGGTATAAAAGCTCACACTCCCAATccaaattctagaaaaaaatgggggaaagggattCAAGAAGGCCAGTATTGGGCTAGAAGTTAAGTTCCCCATCCTCATTTTGTCATTAACCAGTTCTCCTGCTGTCCCCTTACTCAGTAGAGACCAGAAGAATCTGAGGTTTGAAGgctccatttaaaaaaagaaaaagaatgagggaTATTGGCATTAAGATGAAGACCAGGGTGCAGAAGAGTGGAATGAGGAACATGAGgtcctttcttccttattccaagtgaATCCTTGTTCTCATCCTAATATAGTGTAGGAAGATCTAGAAAGACACCCGGGGGAGGCCGAGATCTCAGTTGATTGATTCATACGCTGAGTAGCGCCTATGTCGTAGGAGCAGAAGGCCCAGGCCACCTCCTACCAGCAGAAGCCCAGGGGCCCCCAGAACCATTGCCATGATTCCTAGGGCCAGAGGTGAGAAGGATTCCACTGGGGGGACTCCTACGCCCAAGATAGCTGACCTAAGAGATagggaaaaataaacagaaagaaagctTTGGGTTTCTCCCTTGTTCCTTCATCAACTTCCCAtactctcctttccctctccaccTGCCCAACTGAGaattccctttccctctcacCAACTGAGGTAGCGCTGGTCCCCATAGGCAGGACCAGTAGAGTCTCCAAATGTCAGGTTGAAGGTGCAGAAGTTAACGGAGGAGCCGAAGAAAGCTCTGATGATAGGTGACTGGGGAAGCTGGGTAGCCAAGGCAGGACCAGGAGGGGTTACTTGGCAGGGTAGGGCTGTTTTCCAAGTTGGCTGCTTCTGTGAGAAGGCTACTGGCCGCCACTGTAAGAAGCCTTCTGGTGGGGAATGCCACAGTAGCTGATCTAACTGACAGGAAAAAATTGTGGGGTGCAAGGGGGGGAGAGTAAATATGTAATATCTCCCCACTCCATACCTTTCCATCTATTATCACCTAAATACTTATTAGTAGGGTAAAGGATAGGGAATTTGTAAATGACACttatagagcattttaaaagttctaataagtgctttacacatatctCGTTTGACAGAAAAAGATGCCTTTGGAGTATTTAAAAAACTGTTGACTACTCTCTCCCTGTGGCTGCTCTCCTCCCTGCATTTTCATGACACTGTTCAGTTGAGCTTCTCTTTCTATATTATCTGACTGATttttcttagtctcctttgcaAGATTATCCAAATGCCCTCTCTATTCTGATGTGTACCAGGGCTCTGTGCTggattctctttctctgtgatctcattagctTCCATGGGTTTTACTATCATCTCAATAGAGAAAACCCTCCACCGAAATATTTCCTATCTCTTAGAAAGGAGCTATACTCCCGAATCACCAACTGCTTGCTGGTTGTCTTTACCATAagcattttaaactcaacatatccaaaaggCTAAACCAACTTCCCTAGTCCTCTCAAGTATACCACTCTTTTAGTCACTCAGGTTTGTAATCTAGGAGTCATTAACTTTTCACTTTCATTCATTTctcagggaagagggaggagatgggagacaaaacaacaataataacagctaacatttccATAgagcttactatgtaccaagcactttgaaattattattttggtCGATCCTTACAATACCCTGGAAGATAGATGCTTCTACCGTGATCTTGATTTCATAACTGAGGAAATAGGCAAAAAGATTAATTAGCTTTCCCAGGATCATGCAATGATGAAATATCCAAGGATGGATTTGACCTCATCCACTGGGTTGCCAAGCTGCCTCAAACAAGAGTTCAAGTCTTTGATCTgctcttagctgtgtgatttacAGCAAGTTATTTAAATCTCTCTCAGGTGGATTTTCCTGAttgatttattaaatgaagagaacATCC
This window contains:
- the TMEM79 gene encoding transmembrane protein 79, producing the protein MTEPEVLAMLEIKGQDALEKNLPQPLIPNGLRPEGEDGQELVPCENETGKVGSEATTLPWVRTSLDTGPEPSAPFPDTPDWQGCDKEPILAEPPLKLEEPIEEDVNLMPEQAARAFVPIDPQCIERRPQEELIVHCDKKVEGECQAFLLPRAARSEVPERKWAEAAVAPSSHCGSCRGCGRDGLRAVASFGAALILFPCLLYGAYAFLPFDAPRLPTMSSRLVYTLRCGVFATFPIILGLLVYGLSLLCFSALHPFGEQQREVEIHRRYVAQSVQLFILYFFNLAVLATYLPQDTLKLLPLLTGLFAISRLVYWLTFAVGRSFRGFGYGLTFLPLLSMLVWNLYYMFLVEPERMFTATDSRLDYPDHARVADYKPHLWG